In [Leptolyngbya] sp. PCC 7376, a genomic segment contains:
- a CDS encoding FHA domain-containing protein codes for MELFHIQTNQAFKIFTEHNLIKVGKFVEPDAKDINLINIPNADVVSRIHLYLYIDPSGNHCELEDQGSSNGTFINGQPLNPFVRQFLNDGDTINLGQENNVSFKFRQTASNAPAPEPSVATSPTNLQNTSAQLSHKPIEVKQESGDRSLFSVDDFRKNLSPSVSRFLGMAFLVAGIIYFASIMNVGISFNAYVLIFWGLGGYLLFQKNLSKEWGWLLIGIGLLVVLFQARIYAFTNLLGLIISLVLFGLSYFFFDNSEKK; via the coding sequence ATGGAGCTGTTTCATATCCAAACCAATCAGGCGTTCAAGATTTTTACAGAACACAATCTGATTAAAGTGGGTAAATTTGTCGAACCAGATGCCAAAGATATCAATCTCATCAATATCCCGAATGCGGATGTTGTTTCACGGATTCATCTTTATCTATATATAGATCCTTCTGGTAATCACTGTGAGCTCGAGGATCAAGGGAGTTCCAACGGCACATTTATCAATGGTCAGCCACTAAATCCCTTTGTTAGACAATTTTTAAATGACGGCGACACTATTAATCTTGGCCAAGAAAATAACGTTTCGTTTAAATTTCGCCAGACTGCTAGTAATGCTCCAGCACCAGAGCCTTCTGTCGCAACTAGCCCTACAAATCTCCAAAACACATCTGCTCAGCTTTCCCACAAACCTATTGAGGTTAAGCAGGAAAGTGGCGATCGCTCGTTGTTTTCAGTTGACGATTTTCGTAAGAATCTCAGCCCCTCTGTTAGCCGATTTTTAGGAATGGCGTTTTTGGTCGCTGGAATTATTTATTTCGCGTCGATCATGAATGTAGGTATTAGCTTTAATGCTTATGTGCTGATCTTTTGGGGATTAGGTGGCTATCTCCTCTTCCAAAAAAATCTCTCTAAGGAATGGGGTTGGCTACTCATTGGCATAGGTCTGCTAGTCGTTCTGTTCCAAGCACGCATTTATGCCTTCACCAACCTCCTCGGTCTCATCATTTCATTGGTCTTATTTGGCCTGAGTTATTTCTTTTTCGATAACAGCGAGAAAAAATAG
- a CDS encoding saccharopine dehydrogenase family protein: protein MDIRNSILIAGGYGVVGRQIATLIRDHHPDLPLVIAGRNLKKAEALAQELGNASGLQLDVEQPKPLQENTPRAVIAVVNDSYDYLLMDAVSKEIPYLDVTRWPERLRQSIDALDEQSLRSPVMFASGWMGGVASVIAVAASQAIATIDSIDISVLFSLKDKAGPNSVEYMDRLATPFETMIAGRTTKVFPYTDPLKVKFPDGYQTAVYRFDTPDQMTLPQTTGAKTVAARIAFDDIFSTQLLRVLIRSGIWRLISGDRFTSLRRSLLYNPGSGASHQIRIDVKGKDAQDLPQKVTATIVDPKGQTHLTALGALIQLERLLGLDGMKPPIPGIIYPDTAPQIKNALQILQEFGVIVTGISEKMFEKIPMTLQEKLPLKILSLSH from the coding sequence ATGGATATCAGAAATAGCATTTTGATTGCCGGTGGTTATGGCGTTGTGGGTCGACAAATTGCCACTTTGATTCGCGATCACCACCCAGATTTACCGTTAGTGATTGCGGGACGAAATCTCAAAAAAGCAGAAGCTTTGGCACAGGAATTAGGCAATGCTAGTGGGTTGCAATTAGATGTAGAACAGCCCAAGCCATTACAGGAAAATACGCCTAGAGCTGTGATTGCAGTGGTAAACGATTCCTACGATTACTTATTAATGGATGCAGTATCCAAAGAAATCCCCTACCTTGACGTTACTCGGTGGCCAGAACGACTTCGACAATCCATTGATGCTCTAGACGAACAATCATTGCGATCGCCCGTGATGTTTGCATCAGGTTGGATGGGCGGTGTTGCCTCAGTCATTGCCGTTGCAGCCAGTCAGGCGATCGCCACCATAGATTCCATTGATATTAGTGTGTTGTTTTCGCTCAAAGACAAAGCAGGCCCCAACTCCGTGGAATACATGGATCGATTAGCAACGCCCTTTGAAACAATGATTGCAGGTCGCACCACCAAGGTTTTTCCCTATACCGATCCACTTAAAGTGAAATTTCCTGATGGTTATCAAACTGCTGTCTATCGTTTTGATACACCGGATCAGATGACGCTCCCCCAAACCACTGGCGCAAAAACTGTGGCTGCTCGCATTGCCTTTGATGATATTTTTTCGACCCAATTACTCCGTGTGCTGATTCGTTCTGGCATTTGGCGTTTAATTAGTGGCGATCGCTTTACCTCTTTGCGGCGATCGCTCCTCTACAATCCCGGCAGTGGTGCCAGTCACCAAATTCGAATTGATGTGAAAGGAAAAGATGCCCAAGATTTACCCCAAAAAGTCACTGCAACCATTGTTGATCCAAAAGGACAAACTCATCTGACTGCATTGGGTGCATTAATCCAACTAGAACGTTTACTTGGTTTAGACGGAATGAAGCCTCCTATACCGGGCATCATTTATCCAGATACCGCACCACAAATCAAAAATGCTTTGCAAATACTTCAGGAGTTTGGCGTGATCGTCACGGGAATTTCAGAAAAAATGTTTGAGAAGATTCCCATGACCTTACAGGAAAAGCTGCCCTTAAAAATCCTCTCGCTTTCACACTAA
- a CDS encoding TetR/AcrR family transcriptional regulator → MTKLSVEEKQSDRRSQVASATMKLIAEQGLQKTSLRAIAHELGCTTGVLTHYFRNKDELLLFMLEVVMERLGEKTAIATQDIQGIERLTVMMLAVLPTTDELKQIWRVWLAFVGHMPGHNGLMEEHKTLYQDFKAFLKSELTALVDMGAIATDLDLDFEAAAWIALMDGIGVNMLAAPQYYSQQQLKTMINRHVRSLIKP, encoded by the coding sequence ATGACTAAGCTTTCGGTAGAGGAAAAACAATCAGATCGGCGATCGCAGGTGGCCTCAGCAACGATGAAACTCATTGCGGAACAAGGATTGCAGAAAACCAGTTTGCGGGCGATCGCCCATGAGTTAGGTTGTACAACAGGGGTTTTAACTCACTATTTCCGCAATAAAGACGAGTTGCTACTGTTTATGTTGGAAGTCGTGATGGAACGCCTCGGTGAAAAAACGGCGATCGCCACCCAAGACATTCAAGGCATAGAACGTTTAACGGTGATGATGTTAGCCGTGCTGCCGACTACCGATGAGCTGAAACAAATTTGGCGGGTCTGGCTAGCATTTGTGGGACATATGCCGGGTCATAACGGTTTGATGGAAGAACACAAAACCCTCTACCAAGATTTCAAAGCATTCTTGAAAAGCGAATTAACTGCTTTGGTGGATATGGGGGCGATCGCCACAGACCTAGACTTAGACTTTGAGGCAGCTGCATGGATTGCCTTGATGGATGGTATCGGCGTAAATATGTTGGCAGCTCCCCAATATTATTCTCAGCAACAACTAAAAACCATGATTAATCGTCACGTGCGATCGCTTATAAAGCCATGA
- a CDS encoding PPC domain-containing protein produces MGLGVAMTTRVTAETESDLMYRPASISSGQEISDRLTEADIPTGEGGFARDYAVNLTEGDQVAIDLLSDDFDSLVILLATDGTTVAENDDGPDGSTNSLLFMRITETGRYIVRVRAFGETGGGEFSLKVTRLQPIAE; encoded by the coding sequence ATGGGTTTGGGGGTTGCGATGACTACTCGGGTCACTGCTGAAACGGAAAGTGATTTGATGTATCGACCTGCTTCAATTTCTTCTGGTCAGGAAATCAGTGATCGTCTTACTGAAGCTGATATTCCTACTGGTGAAGGTGGTTTTGCCCGAGATTATGCTGTGAATTTAACTGAAGGTGATCAGGTCGCTATCGATTTGCTCTCGGATGATTTTGATTCTTTGGTTATATTATTGGCGACTGATGGTACAACGGTTGCTGAAAATGATGATGGGCCTGACGGCTCAACGAATTCATTATTGTTTATGCGGATTACAGAAACAGGTCGCTATATTGTTCGAGTTAGAGCTTTTGGTGAAACTGGTGGTGGTGAGTTTTCTTTGAAAGTAACTCGTTTACAGCCTATTGCAGAATAA
- the cobS gene encoding adenosylcobinamide-GDP ribazoletransferase, producing the protein MRQAVLALINLWRSLLGAFIFYTILLIPNSWNPSFHRIARWCPLVGLIIGGILSSVFLGLSTVNAPSLIRGIIVTSLWLGITGGLHLDGAMDSADGLAVTNPDKRLEVMADSVTGAFGAMTAIIILLFKFAAIASLAENHWWLLLFIPMWGRWSQVVAIALFPYLKPKGKGAFHKRDFNGIPDLITATLPAISLLGIFRIASIGIFSIAQVTIMSITVAIAISFWFKAKFNGHTGDTYGATVEWTESIAIALGSLILQ; encoded by the coding sequence ATGCGACAAGCGGTTTTAGCTCTCATAAATCTTTGGCGATCGCTACTTGGAGCATTCATTTTCTATACGATTTTGCTCATTCCCAACAGTTGGAATCCTAGTTTTCACAGAATTGCTCGTTGGTGTCCTCTCGTCGGTTTAATCATCGGAGGAATTTTAAGCTCTGTTTTTCTTGGTCTATCAACAGTCAATGCACCCAGTTTAATTCGGGGAATAATTGTCACTAGTCTATGGCTAGGTATTACTGGAGGTCTGCATTTAGATGGCGCAATGGATAGTGCTGATGGACTTGCTGTAACTAATCCAGATAAGCGACTTGAGGTGATGGCAGATAGCGTAACAGGTGCTTTTGGAGCAATGACTGCCATTATTATTCTGCTATTCAAGTTTGCCGCAATCGCTTCTTTAGCAGAAAATCACTGGTGGCTATTACTGTTCATACCAATGTGGGGAAGATGGTCACAAGTCGTAGCGATCGCCTTGTTTCCATACCTCAAACCCAAAGGTAAAGGAGCATTTCATAAACGAGACTTCAACGGCATACCAGATCTTATTACTGCAACATTACCAGCCATCAGTCTACTTGGAATTTTCCGTATCGCTTCGATAGGTATTTTCAGTATTGCTCAAGTTACGATTATGTCAATAACTGTGGCGATCGCCATAAGCTTTTGGTTTAAAGCTAAATTCAACGGCCATACAGGAGATACATATGGAGCCACTGTGGAGTGGACAGAAAGTATTGCAATAGCCTTGGGTAGCCTTATTCTGCAATAG